In Flavobacterium luteolum, the DNA window TACATCGCGAACAATGCTCGAACTGATAAATGAGGTACTTGCAGCTGTCAGTAAGAAAACGGTTTCTATTTTCGAAAGTTTTCTGTTGGTGTGTGCAATGGCTTTTTCAAATTCGAAATCGGCTGGGTTACGCAGGCCTCTTAAGATGAAATTGGCTTTTTCTTTTTTAGCGAGATCAATCGTTAATCCTTCATAAGTAATCACAGAAACTTTTGGTTCGTCTTTGAAGGTTTCTTCAATAAAGCGTTTTCTTTCTTCTAAAGAAAACATGTATTTTTTTTCGGCATTTACGCCAATAGCAATTATAATTTCGTCAAATAAAGGAATGGCTCTTTTGATAATGTCTTCGTGTCCTAATGTAATTGGGTCAAATGATCCTGGGAATATGGCTTTTCGCATTTTTTTAAGGTTCTAAGGTTCTGAGATGCTAAGATTCTAAGCTTGATTATGATTATGATGAATCTTATTTT includes these proteins:
- the coaD gene encoding pantetheine-phosphate adenylyltransferase yields the protein MRKAIFPGSFDPITLGHEDIIKRAIPLFDEIIIAIGVNAEKKYMFSLEERKRFIEETFKDEPKVSVITYEGLTIDLAKKEKANFILRGLRNPADFEFEKAIAHTNRKLSKIETVFLLTAASTSFISSSIVRDVLRHGGEYEMLVPSAVRVKK